The following are from one region of the Mycolicibacterium diernhoferi genome:
- the pgm gene encoding phosphoglucomutase (alpha-D-glucose-1,6-bisphosphate-dependent): protein MVANPRAGQPAQPEDLIDLAHLVTAYYTVQPDPDDVAQQVVFGTSGHRGSALDGAFNEAHILATTQAIVEYRAAQGTTGPLFLGRDTHALSEPAWVSALEVLAANDVVAMIDAADRYTPTPAVSHAILTFNRGRDTDLADGIVVTPSHNPPRDGGFKYNPPNGGPADSDATGVIAKRANEILREGIRAVKRVPLSRAVQVAQRHDYLNAYVADLPNVVNLHAIRAQGVRIGADPLGGASVDYWGAIAETHNLDLTVVNPLVDATWRFMTLDTDGKIRMDCSSPNAMASLIANRDRFQIATGNDADSDRHGIVTPDGGLMNPNHYLAVAIDYLYSHRPGWGAGIAVGKTAVSSSMIDRVVAGLGRELVEVPVGFKWFVDGLVTGTIGFGGEESAGASFLRTDGTTWTTDKDGIILALLASEILAVTGSTPSQRYTELAEQYGAPTYARIDAPADRDQKARLAKLSAEQVSATELAGEPITAKLTTAPGNGAALGGLKVTTESAWFAARPSGTEDVYKIYAESYRGPAHLAEVQQAAKDLVTTVIG from the coding sequence GATCCCGACGACGTCGCCCAGCAGGTGGTGTTCGGCACCTCCGGCCATCGCGGCTCGGCACTGGACGGCGCGTTCAACGAGGCGCACATCCTGGCCACCACCCAGGCCATCGTGGAGTACCGGGCGGCCCAGGGCACCACCGGTCCGCTGTTCCTGGGCCGCGACACCCACGCGCTGAGCGAACCGGCCTGGGTGTCGGCGCTGGAGGTGCTGGCGGCCAACGACGTGGTCGCCATGATCGACGCCGCCGACCGGTACACCCCGACCCCGGCGGTCAGCCACGCCATCCTGACCTTCAACCGGGGCCGCGACACCGACCTGGCCGACGGCATCGTGGTCACCCCGTCGCACAACCCGCCGCGCGACGGCGGCTTCAAGTACAACCCGCCCAACGGCGGGCCCGCCGACTCGGACGCCACCGGTGTGATCGCCAAGCGCGCCAACGAGATTCTGCGTGAAGGCATCCGGGCGGTGAAACGGGTCCCGTTGTCCCGGGCGGTGCAGGTCGCGCAGCGCCACGACTATCTCAACGCCTACGTGGCCGATCTGCCCAACGTGGTGAACCTGCACGCGATCCGCGCCCAGGGGGTGCGCATCGGCGCCGACCCGCTGGGCGGGGCCAGCGTCGACTACTGGGGCGCGATCGCCGAAACCCACAACCTGGACCTGACGGTGGTGAACCCGCTCGTCGACGCCACCTGGCGGTTCATGACGCTGGACACCGACGGCAAGATCCGGATGGACTGCAGCTCACCGAACGCGATGGCCTCGCTGATCGCCAACCGGGACCGCTTCCAGATCGCCACCGGCAATGACGCCGACTCCGACCGGCACGGCATCGTCACCCCGGACGGTGGGCTGATGAACCCCAACCACTATCTGGCCGTGGCCATCGACTACCTGTACAGCCACCGGCCGGGCTGGGGGGCGGGTATCGCCGTCGGCAAGACCGCGGTCAGCAGTTCCATGATCGACCGGGTGGTGGCCGGGCTGGGACGCGAACTGGTCGAGGTGCCCGTCGGCTTCAAGTGGTTCGTGGACGGATTGGTGACCGGGACAATCGGTTTCGGTGGGGAGGAGAGCGCCGGGGCGTCGTTCCTGCGCACCGACGGGACGACCTGGACCACCGACAAGGACGGCATCATCCTGGCGCTGCTGGCCTCGGAGATCCTGGCTGTCACCGGCTCCACCCCGTCGCAGCGCTACACCGAACTCGCCGAGCAGTACGGGGCGCCCACCTACGCGCGCATCGACGCTCCCGCCGACCGCGACCAGAAGGCCCGGCTGGCCAAGCTGTCCGCCGAGCAGGTGAGCGCCACCGAACTGGCCGGCGAGCCGATCACCGCGAAGCTCACCACCGCACCCGGTAACGGCGCCGCGCTGGGCGGGCTGAAGGTGACCACCGAGAGCGCGTGGTTCGCCGCCCGCCCGTCGGGTACCGAGGATGTCTACAAGATCTACGCCGAGTCCTATCGGGGGCCCGCGCATCTGGCCGAGGTCCAGCAAGCCGCCAAGGATCTGGTGACTACAGTCATCGGGTGA
- a CDS encoding MFS transporter: MSPAGAEGDCTAPAKRKLPREVWVLVAANVVVALGYGVVAPVLPQYARHFGVSISAATFVITAFAVMRLIGAPPAGFLVQRLGERRVYISGLLIVAVSTAACALAETYWQLLLFRSLGGIGSAMFTVSSLGLMIRISPADARGRVAGLFSSGFMIGSVGGPVLGSLTAGFGLSAPFLIYGAALLVAAAVVFVSLRHSHLAAAEENVDPPVPFATVFRHGAFKAALLSNFATGWASFGLRIALVPLFVVEVLGRSPGVAGLALTAFAVGNISVVVPSGYLSDRFGRRRLMIFGLLLAAVSTGLVGFSESLTVFLVAGYVAGAATGIFVAPQQAAVADVVGSKARGGPAVATFQMMADVGSIGGSLLVGLIAQYLSFSWAFVISGLILLLAAVGWMFAPETHREPPAGHTPARSLGPEAGGEVP, encoded by the coding sequence ATGAGCCCCGCCGGTGCAGAAGGCGACTGTACGGCCCCGGCCAAGCGGAAGCTCCCGCGCGAGGTATGGGTTCTGGTCGCGGCGAACGTGGTGGTGGCGCTGGGGTACGGCGTGGTGGCCCCGGTCCTGCCGCAGTACGCCCGCCACTTCGGTGTGAGCATCTCCGCGGCCACATTCGTCATCACCGCCTTCGCGGTGATGCGGCTGATCGGGGCGCCGCCGGCGGGGTTCCTGGTCCAGCGGCTGGGGGAGCGCCGCGTCTACATCAGCGGCCTGCTGATCGTGGCCGTCTCGACGGCGGCCTGTGCGCTCGCCGAAACCTATTGGCAGCTCCTGCTGTTCCGGTCGCTGGGCGGAATCGGTTCGGCCATGTTCACGGTGTCCTCACTGGGACTGATGATCCGGATCTCGCCGGCCGACGCGCGGGGACGGGTGGCGGGTCTGTTCTCCTCGGGCTTCATGATCGGTTCGGTGGGCGGGCCGGTCCTGGGCAGCCTGACCGCCGGATTCGGTCTGTCGGCGCCGTTCCTGATCTACGGTGCCGCTCTGCTGGTCGCCGCGGCCGTCGTCTTCGTCAGCCTGCGCCACTCGCATCTGGCCGCCGCCGAGGAGAACGTGGATCCGCCGGTGCCGTTCGCGACGGTGTTCCGGCACGGGGCTTTCAAGGCGGCGCTGCTGTCCAACTTCGCCACCGGGTGGGCGTCGTTCGGGCTGCGGATCGCCCTGGTCCCGCTGTTCGTGGTGGAGGTGTTGGGCCGCAGTCCGGGCGTGGCCGGGCTGGCGCTCACCGCGTTCGCGGTGGGCAATATCTCGGTGGTGGTCCCCAGCGGTTATCTGTCCGACCGGTTCGGCCGCCGCAGGCTGATGATCTTCGGGCTGCTGCTGGCCGCGGTGTCGACCGGTCTGGTGGGCTTCAGCGAGTCGCTGACGGTGTTTCTCGTCGCCGGTTATGTGGCCGGCGCGGCCACCGGCATCTTCGTCGCACCGCAACAGGCCGCGGTCGCCGATGTGGTGGGCAGCAAGGCCCGCGGCGGTCCCGCGGTGGCCACCTTCCAGATGATGGCCGACGTCGGCTCGATCGGTGGGTCCCTCCTGGTCGGTCTGATCGCGCAGTATCTGTCGTTTTCCTGGGCGTTTGTCATCAGTGGATTGATCCTGCTGCTGGCCGCGGTGGGCTGGATGTTCGCCCCGGAGACCCACCGGGAACCGCCCGCCGGCCACACCCCGGCCCGCTCATTGGGCCCAGAGGCCGGTGGAGAGGTGCCCTGA